The following proteins are co-located in the Pedobacter sp. FW305-3-2-15-E-R2A2 genome:
- a CDS encoding DUF4385 family protein, with translation MARKYLQMGYTRARRYANYKGGKKYDKTNNHAPLDRGTGEQQKAAAADIFYEKWKLAESDPHYTRMKLEWKKQEI, from the coding sequence ATGGCAAGGAAGTATCTCCAAATGGGCTACACGCGGGCAAGACGCTATGCGAACTACAAAGGCGGAAAGAAATATGATAAAACTAACAATCATGCTCCTCTCGATCGGGGAACTGGCGAACAACAAAAAGCAGCAGCGGCAGATATCTTTTATGAAAAATGGAAATTGGCTGAATCTGATCCCCATTATACCAGAATGAAGTTGGAATGGAAGAAGCAAGAAATCTGA
- a CDS encoding sensor histidine kinase — MKTPKKLQYYLVFMMLTGLSWNSKAQNAVETAATAYHKVKTGSDEQFLLAGKYAHALFFNGRKKEAMQLLQKNINSAAKKADGQYAAQLSGIAAMNSKILDDTVAAMKYLKQAKRFAERTKELSIKGYVRYCEGWMHARNDQEHQAIRSFQQALTFFDKAPQTEVVISRKTAIYKELSSIYSNWKAYDLQEKYATLMLEIAKSKNKPMDVFDAFMSMGYNYQEQYINQPDQHKLRDQAERYYLRAIHFYQKNKDKMAVPSDLSFAAINLANLYLQFYPPSYKEKSIAYAQLGLEIGQQTAQFAQVASAYGIMAEYSMKAGDNTTAKKYLLAALAALGKDAVVENTIALSLYQKLAEVYEAEGQYNEAYHYYKQYVKVYEEVYNTNKMEQGRRLEAQFEKERQQQQISLMHALTATQRQELKNLKLSKENQRQQMEVIQLEAENRGQELKLSRVETQRRAAELAISQKELAYKSRMNTVYFLLILTFIIAAALVYYAYRQRLKALKQKENLQVLSSMLQGQETERARLARDLHDGLGGILSGTKITLSGLTLNNQDNTTKSTVSKSLDQLDVAVIELRRIAHNLMPELLDKYGIEEALKEYAARMSSEELEVSCHFVNYKDSLEKEKQIVVYRIIQELVNNAVKHAEAAQIMIQLSEYNHQILITVEDDGKGFDLNLANDRKSAGIHNVQSRLEFLSGKMHIDSIAGTGTTIEIEFPIDNNVKYG, encoded by the coding sequence ATGAAAACCCCTAAAAAATTACAATATTATCTGGTGTTCATGATGCTCACGGGGCTTTCCTGGAATTCAAAGGCTCAGAATGCCGTTGAAACCGCAGCCACCGCCTACCATAAGGTTAAAACAGGTAGTGATGAACAATTTTTGCTGGCAGGTAAGTATGCTCATGCCCTCTTCTTCAATGGCCGCAAGAAAGAAGCCATGCAATTATTGCAGAAAAACATCAATAGTGCTGCCAAAAAAGCGGACGGACAATATGCGGCGCAATTAAGCGGTATCGCTGCCATGAACAGCAAAATACTCGATGATACTGTAGCTGCTATGAAATATCTGAAACAGGCAAAAAGATTTGCGGAGCGAACAAAAGAACTAAGCATTAAGGGCTATGTCAGGTATTGTGAGGGCTGGATGCATGCCCGGAACGATCAGGAGCATCAGGCGATCCGGAGTTTCCAGCAGGCCCTGACTTTTTTTGATAAAGCTCCTCAAACTGAAGTCGTCATTTCAAGAAAAACAGCAATTTATAAAGAACTCTCCTCCATATATTCGAATTGGAAGGCCTATGATCTGCAAGAAAAATACGCCACCCTCATGTTGGAAATTGCCAAATCAAAGAACAAGCCGATGGACGTCTTTGATGCCTTCATGTCTATGGGCTATAATTACCAGGAACAATACATCAACCAACCGGATCAACACAAGCTCCGCGACCAGGCAGAAAGGTATTACCTTCGGGCGATCCACTTTTATCAGAAAAATAAAGATAAAATGGCAGTGCCTTCCGATCTGTCATTTGCAGCAATCAACCTTGCCAATCTTTACCTGCAGTTTTATCCCCCATCCTATAAGGAAAAATCAATAGCGTACGCGCAATTGGGGTTGGAAATCGGACAGCAGACCGCACAATTTGCACAGGTGGCTTCAGCCTATGGAATTATGGCAGAATATAGTATGAAAGCGGGCGACAATACAACCGCTAAAAAATATCTGCTGGCTGCCTTAGCTGCACTCGGAAAAGATGCAGTGGTAGAAAATACCATTGCGCTAAGCCTGTACCAAAAACTTGCAGAAGTATACGAAGCAGAAGGACAATATAATGAGGCCTATCATTATTATAAACAATATGTAAAGGTCTATGAAGAGGTTTATAATACAAACAAGATGGAACAGGGCCGCAGGCTGGAAGCGCAGTTTGAAAAAGAAAGGCAACAACAGCAAATCTCCCTGATGCATGCCCTTACCGCTACACAGCGGCAGGAACTGAAAAACCTGAAACTGAGTAAAGAAAATCAGCGCCAGCAAATGGAGGTGATCCAGCTCGAGGCAGAAAACAGAGGACAGGAGCTGAAACTATCGCGCGTTGAGACACAACGACGTGCAGCAGAGCTCGCAATTTCCCAAAAAGAGCTTGCCTACAAATCAAGGATGAATACCGTTTACTTTCTGCTGATCCTAACGTTCATCATCGCTGCAGCGCTGGTATATTATGCGTACCGGCAGCGCCTGAAAGCATTAAAGCAGAAAGAAAATCTGCAGGTTTTAAGTTCGATGCTTCAGGGACAGGAAACAGAACGTGCACGCCTGGCGAGAGACCTGCATGACGGACTGGGAGGTATTTTATCCGGAACAAAAATTACGCTGTCCGGACTAACGCTGAACAACCAGGATAACACGACCAAAAGTACGGTCAGCAAATCACTGGATCAGTTGGATGTTGCTGTAATAGAACTGCGCCGCATCGCTCATAACCTGATGCCGGAGCTGCTGGACAAATATGGCATTGAGGAAGCCCTGAAGGAATATGCAGCGCGGATGAGCAGCGAAGAACTTGAGGTCTCCTGCCATTTTGTAAATTATAAAGACAGCCTCGAAAAAGAAAAACAAATAGTGGTTTACCGGATCATTCAGGAACTGGTTAACAATGCGGTGAAACATGCTGAAGCTGCACAAATTATGATACAACTTTCAGAATACAATCACCAGATCCTGATCACAGTAGAGGATGATGGCAAAGGTTTTGACCTTAACCTTGCAAATGACAGAAAATCAGCGGGAATCCACAATGTCCAGTCGCGGCTTGAGTTTCTGAGTGGCAAGATGCACATCGATTCCATTGCCGGTACAGGCACCACCATAGAGATAGAATTTCCAATTGACAACAACGTAAAATATGGTTAA
- a CDS encoding helix-turn-helix transcriptional regulator — protein sequence MPIIVNLDVMMAKRKISLNELSERVDLTLSNLSILKTGKAKAIRFSTLEAICKALDCQPGDILEFVNDK from the coding sequence ATGCCAATCATTGTAAACTTAGACGTGATGATGGCGAAGCGAAAAATTTCGCTGAATGAACTTTCTGAAAGAGTTGATTTGACATTATCTAACCTGTCTATTCTAAAAACCGGAAAGGCAAAGGCAATCCGGTTTAGTACCCTGGAAGCTATTTGTAAAGCCTTAGACTGCCAACCTGGGGACATTTTAGAGTTCGTAAACGATAAATAA